Part of the Chlamydia muridarum str. Nigg genome is shown below.
GAAAATTTCCTTGTTGAGGATCTAGGCCAAATTTTTTCATCGCAGCATTACTTAAGCGGAAGTGTTTTAGAATCTCTTCACTTTGAGGCTTCTCATAGAAATCGACCAACTTCCACTCATCATCGACTCTGAGCACTCCGAATCTTGAAACATCTTTATCGGACACAGGCTGAGCCGCTATAACCATATCTGCCTGAACGTCAATAGCGTAGTCTACTATTGATCGAAAATCCATATTGTACAATTGATCGCCCGACAAGATTAAGAAATACTCAACAGGAGAATCTGATAGATAAAGGAGATTTTGACGAATCGCATCAGCAGTCCCTTGATACCACACCTGGCTTCCATCTCGTCTTTCAGGGACTAATAGATGAATTTGATCCTGCATAACTCCATGATAGAAATAGGTTTTAAACAGGTGTTGTTGCAAGGTATAGGTTAAGTATTGCCCAATAACAAAAATTTTTGAAAAACCAGAGGCTATCGCGTGGGATATAGGGACATCTATTAGCTTATATCTGCCTCCAAAAGACACTGTTGGCTTACAACGCCAGCAAGTTAGTGGGGATAACCGCTTCCCCTCTCCTCCGCATAAGACAATAACTCCTACATTATCTCGATAGAAATGCGACCGTTGTCGATTGATCTGCTCTTCTTTCGTTCGTTTACCAGTCATCTGTCCCCGCCTTCATAAAAAAAATAATTTTAAAACCAAACCATTAAAAAGACCAGACAAACAAAATTATTAATTTATAAAAAAACGGCAAATCAATTTTATTTTTAAATGTTTGAAAATAACTTTTTATCTTTTTTGACAAAAAACCACATCTTAACTTTTATAAAAAATAGAACGTTCTACTGAGGCCTTATATGCTCTTCCATATATTTGTTGGCATACCTATCCAAGAAGAGGTTATTGAGCTTAAGCCCCCTCTTCAAATGATTTCTTTTCTTGGGAAAAAATTCTTAGGAATATACAGCAAAAACGCGGAAAGTTTTAGTGTCACGGAAGTGACAGAATTTTTGAAAACTTCTCTACTAAAATTAAACGGGGTGGCCTTTCGGAATATTCAAACCTACCAAGCCACCCCCGTCATCATTCCAGAAGTCCTAATTGGATAAAAAACTTCTTTTAATCCTTTAATGACAATAGAAACTCTGTGTTGCTATTTGTCTTTTTCAACCGACCAAGAAGCAACTGCATTGCATCTATTGCTGTTAAGCCAGCTATAGCCTGCCGGAACAGCCGCACTTTCTCTAACTCTCCTGGATGGTATAGCAATTCTTCTTTTCGTGTTCCGCTCTTAATCAAATCAATAGCAGGATAAATTCTACGATCAGAAAGGTGCCGATCAAGAACTAATTCCATGTTTCCGGTTCCTTTGAATTCCTCAAAGATCACCTCATCCATTCTTGACCCCGTATCAATTAACGCTGTGGCTAAAATCGTTAGAGACCCACCACCTTCAATATTTCTAGCCGCACCAAAGAAACGCTTAGGTTTATGTAAGGCACTGGCATCTACCCCTCCAGTGAGGATTTTTCCTGAATGTGGTTGCACAGTGTTATATGCACGAGCTAAACGCGTAATAGAATCTAGTAAAATCACAACATCTTTACCGTGCTCAACTAAACGTCTTGCCTTTTCAATTACCATTTCAGCAACTTGAATATGTCGATCAGGCTGTTCATCAAAAGTCGATGCAACAACTTCACCTCGAACCTGACGAATCATATCAGTAACTTCTTCAGGACGCTCATCAATCAGTAATACAATGAGCTCTGCATCAGGATTATTTACAGCAATGGCGTGCGCAATACTCTGCAAAATCACTGTTTTCCCGGAACGAGGCGGAGCCACAATCAGCCCTCGTTGTCCCTTACCAATTGGAGCTGTTAAATCCAATACACGCTCCGCCAGGTTTTCTTTCCCCATCTCCATGATTAACCGCTCATTAGGATGCAGTGGGGTTAAGTTCTCAAATAAAACTCTTTCTTTCGCTTTATCGGGAGTCGAACCGTTGATTTTATCTACTTTCAATAAAGCAAAATACTTCTCTTTCTCCTTAGGAGAACGGATCGTTCCAACGATAGTATCTCCTTTCTTCAAATCAAAACGACGAATCTGCGCTGGAGAAACATAAATATCCTCTGCAGAAGGAAGATAGTTGTATGTAGGAGATCTCAGAAACCCAAAGCCATCTGGGAGAACTTCTAAAACTCCCTCACCAATCAAAAACTCATCAGGACGTTCAGACTTAGCTTTAACGATTTCGAACACTACCTGCGATTTCGTCAGGGAACCTACATTCTTCACCCCATATTGCCGCGCTAAAACATTCAGCTCATTAATGCCCATGCGTTGTAGTTTAGCAATCTTTGTCACTGCCACTGGCCGCGGGGCCTCTTTCTCTTCTGTAGCAACAGCACTGTCTTCACTACCTTCTTTTCCCAATGGTAAAGGACCCTCGCGCCTCTTATGCTCCTTTACCTTGTGTAAGACCTCGGCTGGACTTTCTTCTTTCATATTGTTCCCTTTAAAGCCTTAAAACATTGTTTTACTTTGTGACGAAATTCTTCCTTCGTTCCATTGTTCTCTATGACCACATCCGCTCGCAGAATTTTTTCTTCTAAAGAAGAAAAGCGCGCACACCGAAGATCGAAACTGGTATCCGAGCCTCCAGTTTTTTTAAGAAAACGCTCTTTACGTATCTCGGTATCTGCAGAGATCAAAATAACCCGATCAAACCAATCTGCATACTGAATCTCATACAACAGAGGGACTTCTACAACAAACAGAGAATATTTTTGTGCTTGAACCACTTGCGTATAGTTTTCCTCAACAAAACGGCATACTCCCGGATGCAAGATCTTTTCTAAGGACAGCAACAAATCTCGGTTACCAAAAACTTTTTTAGCGATAGCCTTTCTATTGAGAGTATTCTCTACGATTATCTCTGGACCCAAAAGATCAACTACACGCTGACCCTCTGAGGTATAAGGAACAAGGAAACTATGAGAAACTTTATCAGCACTAATTACAAAAGCCCCCAATTCTTCAAAAACCTGACACGCCTCAGTTTTCCCCGAAGAGGGATCCCCTGTAACAGAAATCTTCAATAAATCTAGCATTCCGCCCAATTTTTTCCAATTAAGACATTCACAACCAAAGGAACAGACAGCGACATTGCGGACTCCATCTTCTCTTGAACAAGGACTTTCATCTCCTCTAATTCTTCCTTTGGGACTTCAAATAATAACTCGTCATGGATTTGCAGTAATAAACGACTTTTTAGCCCTCTTGATACTAATTCCCGAGAAATATTTAACATAGCTAATTTAATTAGTTCTGCTGCACTACCTTGTATACGCGTATTAACTGCAAGCCTACCAGAAGCGGCTCGTGCCCCAGGAGAGCTTTCCCAATCACTCAAAATACGCTCCCTCCCCAGCATCGTTGTCACTTTCTGCTCTTTACTAGCCTGCTCGATCGTGTGCGTAATAAACTCGGAAGCTTGAGGGTAACGAGCAAAATAGGCATCTATTAACCCCTGAGCCTCATTCACACTAATCTTCAAATTTTTTGACAATCCATATGCCTGTTGTCCGTACGCAAGGCCAAAATTAACTGCTTTAGCCTGATAACGTTGTCTCTCTGTCACTTGGTCCAAAGGAACGTTAAATACCTGCGAAGCAGTGAAAGTATGAATATCTTCTCCAGAATCAAAAGCACGCTTCAACGTCTCATCTTGGCTAAGATGAGCAAGAAACCGTAACTCAACCTGAGAATAATCAGCAGCTAAAAAATAATCATTTTCTTTTGTAAATCGAAAAGCCTCCCGAAGCGATTTGCCTCTTTCATAACGAACAGGAATATTTTGAAGATTAGGATCCTGACAGGAAAGTCTTCCTGTTACCGTTCCTACTTGGTTAAACGTCGGATGAACCCGATGTGTTCCTAAGTCTATCTGCCTGGGCAAAGCTCTCACATATGTTGACAACATTTTTTCTGTCGCACGGAAAGCCAAAATTTTGGAAATGATCTCGTGGCTCCCCTCTAAAGCCTCTAATACTTCAGCCTTGGTAGATTTTGCTTTATCCACAGGCTTTATTCCCAACCGGTGATACAAAACATCCGATAACTGCTTAGGAGATTTAATATTAAACTCACACCCAGCCAAATCATAAATTTCTTGGGTATAAGTCTCGAGCTCTTTGGACAAATCTCTGTCCAAAACCAGTAACCCCTCGCTATCTAAGGGCATCCCAGCGCATTCCATAGCAAATAAAATCTCTTCTAATGGCTGTTCGACGTTTTTAAAAATACTTTTTAATCCTTTTTCTTCTAACTTCTCAAACAAATAATTCTTGATAGACGGTAACCGAGAAACAAATATTCCAAAGTATTGTGCAGGATTCTGAGGAAGGTTTTGTACAGGAAGAGAACTTGCTCCCCATTCTTTTGCAAAAAATGCCGCTTCTTGAATATGACCCGATTCAACAAGGAGCGTCTGGAAAGAAATTTTTGCTCCTCCATTAACTAAATGTTGTGCTAACACTAAATCAGCAGTTACGTGAACATCAATCCCATGATTTTTTAAGGCATGGTTATCCCGTTTAGTACGGTATCCAAAAAATTTAGTAGTAGCATCCGCAAAAAACGCTTTAAGCAAAGCAATCTCTTGATCTCCAGAGATCTCTATGTAAAAAACTTCATCCCCTCCAGATAGAGCAACGCCATGTAGACGTAACGAAGGCAAGTGCTCCCCGGTATAAGCAACACAATACCCTACTTCCCTCCCTTTTAAGTTCTTTAAAACCATCTGTAAAACAGAGGGGTCTTTTACAACCTGTAAAGAAATAGAGGTTTCAGATGTGGGAGCATGCTTAACTAATGCCTTAAATCCATGCTGCAAATAAAACGCATTTAATTGCGCTACATCAGCAGTCTGCGAAGAAAAAGACATCTCCTCTGTTTTTAGAGGGATCATGAGATCTGTATGAAGAGTTGCAAGACGTTTACTCAAAAGCAGCGTCTCGATCTGCTCCTCTATCATTTGTTTATTTTTGCTAGATAAACGCTGTGTATTGGCAACTAAATCTTCTACCGATTGAAACTCTTTCAGAAAAGCCTGAGCTTTCTTAGGTCCGCAACCTACAACACCAGGAATGTTATCCGAAGAATCTCCAACTAGAGCTAAATAATCAGCTATCTGATCAGGAGCGACTCCGAATTGTAATAAAACTTCGTTATATTTGATTTCCTGTTCTTTCCATGGGTTGAAAACAGAGACCTGACTATTCACTAATTGCAATAAGTCCTTATCCGCTGTGCAAATACACACTTCAAAACCCTCAGCAACAGCTTTTTTAGCAACACTAGCGATTACATCATCAGCCTCTACACCTTCTTTTTCTAAACAAGGGATTCCAATCAACTCACAATATTGCTTTACTAAAGCAATTTGCTCTGGGAGATCTTCGAATTTCCGATCTCGATTACTTTTATAATCTGCATATAGCTCCTGACGACTCTGCTTATTATTCGGGCCATCGAATACCGCAACCATATACTCTGGAGAAAGGTCATTTACTAACTTATCTAAAGAACGAATAAATCCAAATACCGCCTGTGTACTTCCCCCATTCGGCCCTCGCATCTCTGGGAGAGCAAAATATGCCCTAAAAATAAATCCTGAAGCGTCTAAAATAAAAAGTTTTTTCATATTGCTATTTTAGTCACTCACCTATGTACCACAGAGATTTTTGTTGTTGATCAGGCAACACAGCCAATTGAAGCTTACCTGTCACAAGAGGACTGTTGCTCAAACAGCTAGAAAAACGTCTCAGAAAATGCCCAGAACTCAATCCAATAACTCGATAATCTTCTTTGACTCCGCAAACTCCAGCAAGGTCATCTAAAGCTTGCTCTTGAGTTTGGTTAACAATATCAACAAGCCCCTCTTCCAAAGCCTGCTTTGCAATAAACACACGGGCTCCTAAAACCTGAGTCACATGCTCTTTAGATAATTGTGAACGATGTTTAACAACATGATCCACAAACTGTTCATAAAGCGCATCTACTATACCTTGTCGCTCCGCATACTCTTCTTCAGTCCATGGAGAAAATGGATTCAGAGGAGCCTTATCATCTCCCGCAGTGAGAATGGCGGTTTCCACCCCAAGTCTCTGAAGTCCTTCCTTAATGTTAAAATATGGACCTGATCGCACCCCAATCGATCCAATCAGGGAAGTAGAGGTGGTTCCAATTCGATCAGCTATGCAAGCAACATAGTATCCTCCAGAAGCACAAAGACCTGATACAAAAACGTGTACCGGGATTCCTAATTTCTGCTTCCAAAAAGAAAGCGCTGCACTCATACGATCAATTTCAAAAATTTCTCCTCCAGGGCAATCCATTTTAATTAAAAGTCCCTTCACTCTTCCCTTATACGGGGCTTCACTCAAAGACTGTAAAGTAGATTGCAATCGTTTAGCTGACCCGCTGTTAGCCATAATAGCATCATTAATCTCAATGATAGCTAGAATCGGAGATGTTTTCCCCAGCTCTTGAACTACTCCTTGAGCATTAGGAAGACTCACAAATAAAGCCGAGTCTTTGCCCATCACACACAAAGAAAGTAAAATAAAAATGAAGCTCATAGCTCCCAGAACACCTACGAACAATCCGCAGGCAGATAAGAACCCTTTTAATAAAAATCGAAAAAAATTCTTCATGAAAACCCAAATAAATCTATTAATCGCTTTTCGCGTTAGGAATAAAACGGTACTAAAACATGAGGATTATAAAAAGAATTTTTAAGCAAAAAAACCTAAAAGACCTGGGATGTTCTTTCCCAGGTCTTTTTCTTAGTCAAACTATAAAGTTGTTACTACCTCTTCTCGAGCTTCGGGCTCTGATATAGGAGAGGAGACTCTACTCTCGTCTTCATCCTGCAAAGACGGCTCTTCAGCAGCCCTCGCCTTACCTAAAGCAGCGGTTCTAACAGAATACTCTTTACCTAACCAAGCAACTACCCAAATCCATCCTCCTAAAGCTAATAGTAAGACAATAGTAATCGCATTCATGCAATCTGCAACAGAAGAGAAAATGATCAATAATGCTTGGTAAACCAAAGATCCCCCCGACTTACCAACCCTAGAAATCACTCCATCAATAGCGGCCTTACCATAATCTTTCTCATCATCTTCCAAAGGAATAAATGCCATTTCTTTAGTTTGATCAAAGTAAGTAAATTTAATTGCTCTAGAAAAGACGTTCTGCACACCTCCCAGCCAAGCTGTGAGAACTAGCGGGGAAAATCCAAGAAATCCGCCTAAAATCATCGCATCGCCTTTTACAGCATAGATCGCACCAAAGAAGAGCCCCCCCGTTATCAACATCGTTAGCGGAGTTATCAAAGCTCCAACAGTCCACCCCCACCGGCGGATACTTTGCCCTGCAGCAAAAACCCCTGCCAGAGCAGACACTATCCCAGTGAAAGCTGTAATCCTACTCATGTAGGAATTAAATTCTACTCGAGAGGAATAGATTTGACAGACTTGCTCCTTCCAAACAACTTCTAACAGATGGATAGCTAAGTTGTAAGCGAGAACAACAACAGCAATTCCCATTAAATAGCGGGAACGGAACAGAACAGACAGAAGACTTTTTGCTTTTGCCTTAGGCCGCTTCTTCTCCTGCTTGAGCTGAGCAACCGACATTTCTGACACCAATCCGTCTCCTAATACAGGAGCCTCTTCTGTTAAATGGTCCAGTTTTCGGTATAAATAGAGGATCAATCCTCCTGCAGCAACAATCAACAGAGTAATATTGAGTAATACCCCGTGCCAAGCATCCACAGCCATAGAGGAAGGAATTAACGTATGTTTACCCAGCCAGAGAGAAATTTCTCCCGCAACAATAGAAGAGACATTTAATCCAACATTAATGAGAGCGTAAAAGCGGCCTGCTTCACGCACACTCGTAATGTGGTTAGCGATCCCCCAAAATAAAGTGGATAAAACAACGGAACTCCATAGCTCAGACATTACGTAGTACAAGCTGTAGCTCCAGTACTGAACCATAACTACGAAACCTCGAGCTCCTCGAGGCAGAATAGTCTGCAGTTTTGCGGCCAATCCGTTCAAATGCAACGCATCCCCCATAGGGTAAATCACGCAAGCAAATAGAGCAAAAAAGCTCAAAAAACCACCAACAAGAGCGCAGAAAACGAAGCCTCTGGAGTAACGACAACTCATCCACCCATAAATCATGGTGATAATAACAGCACCTGGAACAATCCCCCAGACTTTTAAGAAGGGTATAACTTCCGCTCCTGCTCGAGACCCGGCTAAAACAAGAGAATCTTTTGTGGTCTTTAGTAATGAGTAGTTAAAACCTACAAAAAAAGCTAACAAAAGCAGCGGTATGAATTTGGGGAATTCTGATTTGTGGATAGGGAAAAAGTATCTTCTAAACTTCGAAAAGGTTTTTACCTCGGAAGACATACATTCCTTCCCAATTTAAATATTAAAGATTTTTGGAGAAAATTTTTTAACGCGAAGAAACTCGCGTTTTTTTGAATTTTAGAACAACAATTGCTGAACGATAGGCAATGCATAATTACAAGATTTTTATAAAATCTAGGGAGCAAGAATACCAAACTTGCGACTATAATTCAAGCTCTACCCCCCCCATTTTTTCCCTAGGACAACTTTTACTCTAAACAGTGTCGCCTGTAATCCAAAACCCTTTCCAAAAAATAGAGAGCACCAATAACAACTAAGGGAGTCAGCCAGATAGCTGGAATCTGCACACCAACCGTTACCCCAAACAAAATAAAGAACTGAACAACTGTAAAGAACTTGCCAAAATATAAAGCCCTATAGTCATATCCTCTCCACCCTCTAACCCAAGAGAGATAAAATCCAAAAAACACTAAGAAAATATCTCTAGAAAAAATCAGGGCGAGATGGACAAATCCTAAGGAATTTTCCCAGAACAACATTCCTACGCAGATTAAAAAAAAGATTTTGTCTGTAGCAGGGTCGAGTATTGATCCCAAGCGACTTGTAGCATTATATCGTCTGGCTAAATAGCCATCTAAAACATCACTAACCATCGCAGCGAAAATGACCAACAACCTCGCAACGACTCTCTCTTGGCAAAAAAGAAGAGCTAGCCACACTCTGGACAAAGAAAGGAGGTTACAGAATTGTCTCATAACGTTGATTCGGAAGCCTGTCTTAAAGTTCTCAGCCTCCAGTGCAATGGCGAATATTATGAAACATAACCACTCTAAAAGCAAGAAGAGAGTTAGCTATGCTCTCGCCATGTTCTCCAGCTTATCAACAAAAAAATTTCGAACAAACAAAAAATTGAATAAATAACCGGAAAGAGAGGGATTCGAACCCTCGGTACCCTTTAAGGGGTACGCGTCCTTAGCAGGGACGTACTTTCGACCACTCAGTCATCTTTCCATAGAGACGGTCCAAGCAATAATCCTGGAAGGACAAATCTACACGAGAGGATTTTTTTTGAAAAGCATAACAGTTATTATCTTGTCGTCCTAAAAAAGAAAGCTCTTACCCAAAAGCCTAGTTTCCACTAAGAACCTGATATTTTTCTATCCTCTTTCCTCTTGAGGATATATCACACGATCCCCTACCCT
Proteins encoded:
- the glgC gene encoding glucose-1-phosphate adenylyltransferase encodes the protein MTGKRTKEEQINRQRSHFYRDNVGVIVLCGGEGKRLSPLTCWRCKPTVSFGGRYKLIDVPISHAIASGFSKIFVIGQYLTYTLQQHLFKTYFYHGVMQDQIHLLVPERRDGSQVWYQGTADAIRQNLLYLSDSPVEYFLILSGDQLYNMDFRSIVDYAIDVQADMVIAAQPVSDKDVSRFGVLRVDDEWKLVDFYEKPQSEEILKHFRLSNAAMKKFGLDPQQGNFLGSMGIYLFRKECLFQLLLDETGDDFGKELIHRQMHRGKTVAYLYNGYWTDIGTIASYYEANMALTQRPSQNVRGFNCYDDGGMIYSKNNHLPGAIISDSKISSSLLCEGAMIESGQVSNSVIGVRGVIGQGSIFDHSIMMGSDSYVSGSVPFGVGKNCEIHKTIIDENCCIGNGVRLQNLQGHKDYDSPDGKLVVRDGIIIVPKGTKIPDNYVF
- the rho gene encoding transcription termination factor Rho, which codes for MKEESPAEVLHKVKEHKRREGPLPLGKEGSEDSAVATEEKEAPRPVAVTKIAKLQRMGINELNVLARQYGVKNVGSLTKSQVVFEIVKAKSERPDEFLIGEGVLEVLPDGFGFLRSPTYNYLPSAEDIYVSPAQIRRFDLKKGDTIVGTIRSPKEKEKYFALLKVDKINGSTPDKAKERVLFENLTPLHPNERLIMEMGKENLAERVLDLTAPIGKGQRGLIVAPPRSGKTVILQSIAHAIAVNNPDAELIVLLIDERPEEVTDMIRQVRGEVVASTFDEQPDRHIQVAEMVIEKARRLVEHGKDVVILLDSITRLARAYNTVQPHSGKILTGGVDASALHKPKRFFGAARNIEGGGSLTILATALIDTGSRMDEVIFEEFKGTGNMELVLDRHLSDRRIYPAIDLIKSGTRKEELLYHPGELEKVRLFRQAIAGLTAIDAMQLLLGRLKKTNSNTEFLLSLKD
- the coaE gene encoding dephospho-CoA kinase (Dephospho-CoA kinase (CoaE) performs the final step in coenzyme A biosynthesis.), which encodes MLDLLKISVTGDPSSGKTEACQVFEELGAFVISADKVSHSFLVPYTSEGQRVVDLLGPEIIVENTLNRKAIAKKVFGNRDLLLSLEKILHPGVCRFVEENYTQVVQAQKYSLFVVEVPLLYEIQYADWFDRVILISADTEIRKERFLKKTGGSDTSFDLRCARFSSLEEKILRADVVIENNGTKEEFRHKVKQCFKALKGTI
- the polA gene encoding DNA polymerase I, giving the protein MKKLFILDASGFIFRAYFALPEMRGPNGGSTQAVFGFIRSLDKLVNDLSPEYMVAVFDGPNNKQSRQELYADYKSNRDRKFEDLPEQIALVKQYCELIGIPCLEKEGVEADDVIASVAKKAVAEGFEVCICTADKDLLQLVNSQVSVFNPWKEQEIKYNEVLLQFGVAPDQIADYLALVGDSSDNIPGVVGCGPKKAQAFLKEFQSVEDLVANTQRLSSKNKQMIEEQIETLLLSKRLATLHTDLMIPLKTEEMSFSSQTADVAQLNAFYLQHGFKALVKHAPTSETSISLQVVKDPSVLQMVLKNLKGREVGYCVAYTGEHLPSLRLHGVALSGGDEVFYIEISGDQEIALLKAFFADATTKFFGYRTKRDNHALKNHGIDVHVTADLVLAQHLVNGGAKISFQTLLVESGHIQEAAFFAKEWGASSLPVQNLPQNPAQYFGIFVSRLPSIKNYLFEKLEEKGLKSIFKNVEQPLEEILFAMECAGMPLDSEGLLVLDRDLSKELETYTQEIYDLAGCEFNIKSPKQLSDVLYHRLGIKPVDKAKSTKAEVLEALEGSHEIISKILAFRATEKMLSTYVRALPRQIDLGTHRVHPTFNQVGTVTGRLSCQDPNLQNIPVRYERGKSLREAFRFTKENDYFLAADYSQVELRFLAHLSQDETLKRAFDSGEDIHTFTASQVFNVPLDQVTERQRYQAKAVNFGLAYGQQAYGLSKNLKISVNEAQGLIDAYFARYPQASEFITHTIEQASKEQKVTTMLGRERILSDWESSPGARAASGRLAVNTRIQGSAAELIKLAMLNISRELVSRGLKSRLLLQIHDELLFEVPKEELEEMKVLVQEKMESAMSLSVPLVVNVLIGKNWAEC
- a CDS encoding S49 family peptidase, with the protein product MKNFFRFLLKGFLSACGLFVGVLGAMSFIFILLSLCVMGKDSALFVSLPNAQGVVQELGKTSPILAIIEINDAIMANSGSAKRLQSTLQSLSEAPYKGRVKGLLIKMDCPGGEIFEIDRMSAALSFWKQKLGIPVHVFVSGLCASGGYYVACIADRIGTTSTSLIGSIGVRSGPYFNIKEGLQRLGVETAILTAGDDKAPLNPFSPWTEEEYAERQGIVDALYEQFVDHVVKHRSQLSKEHVTQVLGARVFIAKQALEEGLVDIVNQTQEQALDDLAGVCGVKEDYRVIGLSSGHFLRRFSSCLSNSPLVTGKLQLAVLPDQQQKSLWYIGE
- the npt2 gene encoding NTP/H+ exchange transporter Npt2 gives rise to the protein MSSEVKTFSKFRRYFFPIHKSEFPKFIPLLLLAFFVGFNYSLLKTTKDSLVLAGSRAGAEVIPFLKVWGIVPGAVIITMIYGWMSCRYSRGFVFCALVGGFLSFFALFACVIYPMGDALHLNGLAAKLQTILPRGARGFVVMVQYWSYSLYYVMSELWSSVVLSTLFWGIANHITSVREAGRFYALINVGLNVSSIVAGEISLWLGKHTLIPSSMAVDAWHGVLLNITLLIVAAGGLILYLYRKLDHLTEEAPVLGDGLVSEMSVAQLKQEKKRPKAKAKSLLSVLFRSRYLMGIAVVVLAYNLAIHLLEVVWKEQVCQIYSSRVEFNSYMSRITAFTGIVSALAGVFAAGQSIRRWGWTVGALITPLTMLITGGLFFGAIYAVKGDAMILGGFLGFSPLVLTAWLGGVQNVFSRAIKFTYFDQTKEMAFIPLEDDEKDYGKAAIDGVISRVGKSGGSLVYQALLIIFSSVADCMNAITIVLLLALGGWIWVVAWLGKEYSVRTAALGKARAAEEPSLQDEDESRVSSPISEPEAREEVVTTL
- a CDS encoding CDP-alcohol phosphatidyltransferase family protein → MRQFCNLLSLSRVWLALLFCQERVVARLLVIFAAMVSDVLDGYLARRYNATSRLGSILDPATDKIFFLICVGMLFWENSLGFVHLALIFSRDIFLVFFGFYLSWVRGWRGYDYRALYFGKFFTVVQFFILFGVTVGVQIPAIWLTPLVVIGALYFLERVLDYRRHCLE